In Fibrobacter sp. UWEL, the following are encoded in one genomic region:
- a CDS encoding PEGA domain-containing protein, protein MKKLYIFALMVAFLSINAFATECDGDEPPARNKPAVVNIITEPPNSDVFLGGEPLGKSPIVNLNVKSGRQTLVVIDQGYELVNKRVNIWPGKDKCNDFNFGTKIPKGHIKITTVPGKCNVYIDGDLADKTDGAPLTVHNLEAGDHLVRAECNNRKAAEELVTVKGEETINVTIDTSKKKKK, encoded by the coding sequence ATGAAGAAGCTTTACATTTTCGCCCTTATGGTGGCATTCCTCTCCATCAACGCCTTCGCAACTGAATGCGACGGCGATGAACCTCCTGCCCGCAACAAGCCCGCAGTGGTCAACATCATTACCGAACCTCCTAACAGTGACGTGTTCCTGGGTGGCGAACCTCTCGGTAAGAGCCCCATTGTAAACCTGAACGTTAAGTCCGGCCGTCAGACTCTCGTGGTCATCGACCAGGGTTACGAACTGGTGAACAAGCGCGTGAACATTTGGCCGGGCAAGGACAAGTGCAACGACTTCAACTTCGGCACCAAGATTCCTAAGGGTCACATCAAGATCACTACCGTTCCGGGCAAGTGCAACGTCTACATCGATGGCGATCTGGCAGACAAGACCGATGGCGCTCCGCTGACCGTCCACAACCTGGAAGCTGGTGACCACCTGGTTCGTGCAGAATGCAACAACCGCAAGGCTGCAGAAGAACTGGTGACCGTGAAGGGTGAAGAAACCATCAACGTCACTATCGACACTTCCAAGAAGAAGAAGAAGTAA